In one window of Cytophagaceae bacterium ABcell3 DNA:
- a CDS encoding 2-C-methyl-D-erythritol 4-phosphate cytidylyltransferase — MEILNRYAIIVAGGSGTRMNSSVPKQFLKVAGKPILMHTIEKFIETDPQTTIVLVLPLQEIATWKSLVKKHQFKHQVQIAEGGRSRFASVKNGLKVIEEEEALVAIHDGVRPCISPETIERSYEHAAIYGSAITSVPLKDSIRLIKEKNSNEAVDRSMYRLIQTPQTFKLSLIRDSYQTTELPHFTDDASVAEHASNRIHLIEGSYLNLKITTPDDLVIAECLLSY; from the coding sequence ATGGAAATACTGAACAGATATGCCATTATTGTTGCCGGTGGAAGTGGAACACGGATGAACTCGTCTGTGCCAAAGCAGTTTCTTAAGGTTGCTGGAAAACCTATTCTCATGCATACCATAGAGAAGTTCATAGAAACTGACCCTCAAACAACTATTGTACTTGTACTTCCACTCCAGGAAATAGCAACGTGGAAAAGCCTGGTAAAAAAACACCAGTTTAAACACCAAGTACAAATTGCAGAAGGTGGCAGGTCGCGTTTTGCCTCTGTTAAAAACGGGCTTAAAGTAATAGAAGAGGAAGAGGCACTGGTAGCCATTCATGATGGTGTAAGGCCATGCATATCACCTGAAACCATTGAACGGAGTTATGAACACGCCGCTATTTATGGAAGCGCAATAACTTCTGTTCCTTTAAAAGACTCTATAAGGCTTATCAAAGAGAAAAACAGTAATGAAGCTGTAGATAGGAGCATGTACAGGCTTATACAAACGCCACAAACATTTAAGCTTTCACTTATTAGAGATTCTTATCAAACCACAGAGTTACCTCACTTTACTGATGATGCAAGTGTAGCGGAACACGCCAGTAATAGAATACACCTTATAGAAGGCTCTTACCTAAATTTAAAAATCACAACGCCTGATGATTTGGTAATAGCCGAATGTTTGTTAAGCTATTAA
- a CDS encoding TonB-dependent receptor has protein sequence MSIYIKQKLKDTSKWPVVFLSILLLSISGLSAQEKVDCVHSLSGQISDGETGLPLAYAEVILENAVIESAYTDDNGTYEFKKLCPGTTYLVKVSFLGYKPIEVSVTIDDDQERNFILHEEVCELPSVVVEGSKAPNIEPLPEVSLSGKELRETRGKSLGEAVSRIPGVYAMQTGPTIFKPVVQGLHSNRILILNNGVRQEGQQWGYEHAPEIDPYVASRITVIKGANSVRYGSDAIGGVILVEPPPLRKEPGVSGEVNLAGFSNNRMGAASATLDFAPAFIKGLSGRVQGTIRNAGNVRAPDYYIDNTGLREYSYSWAAEYQKKRFGVEAYYSRYKTTLGVYRGAHIGNLTDLNHAIASDVPLVTAGFTREIQRPYQDIDHELFKASAWVNTFAGKLLFDYGRQFNDRSEFDTHILSLGPEVPQLRFKITTHTSNLVLEHKPLGRIKGQIGFSGIAQENTWRGSFFIPNFKSYAGGLFIIERWKSKRLELEAGARYDMKTMTVFLREREDIVTDDFLFGNFSGNIGAIYRLSANWKLRGNFGTAFRPPAVNELYSDGVHHGTASYEIGDKNLRPEMAYNATVSAKFAYERVYGEVSVFNNFMHNFIYLSPSERPTVTIRGAFPTFHYRQVNAMFTGTDIAINDSIGSNFVVSSRFSFVRGYNLTEDDYLIWIPPVRWENGIRYWFKTGLGWLRNSYAEVRHVAVARQFMAPEDGDYAPPPPGYMLVNLDIGGTVVLGNTPTEVSLGVYNLFNTSYRDYMDRFRYYVDAMGRNVMLRVRVPLNF, from the coding sequence ATGTCTATATATATAAAGCAGAAGCTTAAGGATACTAGTAAATGGCCGGTTGTATTTTTAAGCATTTTGTTATTGTCTATAAGTGGGCTTAGTGCACAGGAGAAAGTTGATTGCGTTCACTCCTTGAGTGGGCAGATTTCAGATGGAGAAACGGGACTTCCTCTGGCATATGCTGAGGTGATTTTGGAGAACGCTGTGATTGAGTCAGCCTATACAGATGATAATGGAACTTATGAATTCAAGAAGCTATGCCCTGGTACTACTTATTTAGTAAAAGTATCTTTTTTAGGCTATAAGCCTATAGAGGTGTCGGTAACCATTGACGATGATCAGGAGCGGAATTTTATCCTTCATGAAGAGGTGTGCGAATTGCCCTCTGTGGTGGTAGAAGGTTCTAAAGCTCCTAATATAGAGCCATTACCGGAAGTGTCTTTGTCTGGTAAGGAGCTGAGGGAAACCCGGGGTAAGTCGCTAGGGGAGGCGGTTAGCCGTATACCTGGGGTTTATGCTATGCAAACAGGGCCGACTATATTTAAACCTGTTGTACAAGGTTTGCATAGTAACAGGATTTTGATCCTCAACAATGGGGTGAGGCAGGAAGGGCAGCAGTGGGGGTATGAGCATGCACCTGAAATAGATCCTTATGTAGCCTCGCGGATTACTGTGATAAAAGGGGCTAACAGTGTAAGATATGGATCTGATGCAATTGGAGGTGTGATTTTGGTCGAACCTCCACCTTTGCGTAAAGAACCTGGTGTGTCGGGAGAGGTAAACTTAGCAGGGTTTAGCAATAATAGAATGGGGGCAGCCTCTGCTACTTTAGACTTTGCGCCTGCTTTTATTAAAGGATTGAGCGGGAGGGTTCAAGGGACTATAAGGAATGCAGGAAATGTACGGGCGCCTGATTACTATATTGATAATACAGGGTTAAGGGAGTATAGTTACTCATGGGCGGCAGAATATCAAAAGAAAAGGTTTGGAGTAGAGGCTTATTATAGCAGGTATAAAACTACGCTAGGGGTGTATAGGGGAGCGCATATAGGCAACCTCACAGACCTGAATCACGCCATTGCCAGTGATGTGCCTTTGGTTACGGCTGGATTTACTCGTGAAATTCAGAGGCCTTATCAGGATATTGACCATGAGCTGTTTAAGGCGTCTGCTTGGGTAAATACCTTTGCAGGTAAACTGTTGTTTGATTACGGTAGGCAATTTAATGACAGATCGGAGTTTGATACGCATATTTTAAGTTTAGGACCTGAAGTACCGCAACTTAGATTTAAAATAACAACCCATACTTCTAACTTGGTGCTTGAACACAAGCCGTTGGGCAGAATTAAGGGACAAATTGGTTTTAGTGGTATTGCTCAGGAAAATACGTGGAGAGGGAGTTTTTTTATTCCGAATTTTAAAAGCTATGCGGGCGGGCTGTTTATCATTGAAAGGTGGAAAAGTAAAAGGTTGGAATTGGAAGCAGGGGCGCGGTATGATATGAAAACAATGACTGTTTTCTTGAGGGAAAGGGAGGATATTGTTACTGATGACTTCCTGTTCGGGAATTTTTCAGGGAATATAGGAGCCATTTACAGGCTTTCTGCCAACTGGAAACTCAGGGGAAACTTTGGGACGGCGTTTAGACCGCCAGCGGTCAATGAACTATATAGTGATGGGGTGCATCATGGTACTGCTTCTTATGAAATAGGCGATAAGAACCTGAGGCCGGAAATGGCTTATAATGCCACGGTTTCTGCTAAGTTTGCCTACGAGAGGGTATATGGAGAGGTAAGTGTGTTTAATAATTTTATGCATAATTTTATCTATCTCTCTCCATCAGAACGACCTACAGTGACGATTAGAGGGGCTTTCCCTACTTTTCATTACAGACAGGTCAATGCCATGTTTACAGGAACGGATATTGCCATCAATGATTCTATTGGGAGCAACTTTGTTGTGAGCTCTAGGTTCTCTTTCGTTCGTGGATATAACTTAACGGAGGACGACTACTTGATCTGGATCCCTCCTGTTAGATGGGAGAATGGAATTAGGTATTGGTTTAAAACGGGGCTGGGTTGGTTAAGGAATAGTTATGCAGAAGTAAGACATGTAGCTGTGGCCAGGCAGTTTATGGCGCCAGAAGACGGAGACTATGCGCCGCCTCCACCTGGGTATATGTTGGTGAATTTGGATATAGGTGGTACGGTTGTTTTGGGCAATACTCCAACGGAGGTTTCGCTAGGAGTTTACAACTTGTTTAACACAAGCTACAGGGACTATATGGATCGGTTTAGGTACTATGTAGATGCGATGGGAAGGAATGTGATGTTGAGGGTACGGGTACCCCTTAATTTTTAA
- the queA gene encoding tRNA preQ1(34) S-adenosylmethionine ribosyltransferase-isomerase QueA: MKLSEFRFSLPPELLALYPSENRDEARMMVVNRANGTIEHKVFKDILDYFDDGDVMVVNNTKVFPARLFGKKDKTGAKIEVFLLRELNNESHLWDVLVDPARKIRVGNKLFFGDGELEAEVIDNTTSRGRTIRFLFDGTDEEFYKTIESLGETPLPKYIKRKAEPEDRERYQTIYAEHTGAVAAPTAGLHFTKQVMKRLEIKGIDIAPITLHVGLGTFRPVDVEDLTKHKMDSENYLIPEETANKVNTAIDEKKRVCAIGTTSVRALESSTSANSRLKPNEGWTDKFIFPPYDFKIANTLLTNFHMPESTLYMLAAAFGGYELIQEAYRKAIEEKYRFYSYGDCMLIL, from the coding sequence ATGAAACTTTCAGAATTTCGTTTTTCGCTTCCTCCTGAATTACTGGCCCTTTATCCTTCAGAAAACCGGGACGAAGCAAGGATGATGGTTGTCAACAGAGCTAACGGCACCATTGAGCACAAAGTTTTCAAAGATATCCTTGATTATTTTGATGATGGCGACGTAATGGTCGTCAACAATACCAAAGTATTTCCAGCACGCCTATTTGGTAAAAAAGACAAAACAGGCGCTAAAATCGAAGTTTTCCTACTTCGTGAGCTAAACAATGAATCTCACCTGTGGGATGTACTGGTAGATCCTGCAAGGAAGATAAGGGTAGGGAACAAATTATTTTTTGGTGACGGAGAACTTGAAGCTGAAGTAATTGACAATACAACTTCAAGAGGACGTACCATAAGATTTTTATTTGACGGCACCGACGAAGAGTTTTACAAAACCATTGAATCGTTGGGCGAAACACCTTTGCCTAAATACATAAAGCGAAAGGCTGAGCCAGAAGACAGGGAAAGGTATCAAACCATTTATGCAGAACATACTGGTGCTGTAGCTGCCCCTACCGCAGGGTTGCACTTTACAAAACAGGTAATGAAGCGCCTTGAAATAAAAGGTATTGACATTGCCCCAATTACCTTACATGTGGGACTTGGCACCTTTAGGCCTGTAGATGTAGAAGATTTGACCAAACATAAAATGGATTCGGAGAACTATCTGATTCCTGAAGAAACAGCCAATAAAGTAAACACCGCCATCGATGAGAAAAAGCGGGTCTGTGCGATTGGCACTACGTCGGTAAGGGCGTTAGAATCTTCAACTTCAGCAAACTCTAGATTAAAGCCTAATGAAGGGTGGACAGATAAATTCATCTTCCCGCCTTACGACTTCAAAATAGCAAATACACTGCTTACCAACTTCCATATGCCAGAGTCTACATTGTATATGCTAGCAGCAGCTTTTGGAGGGTATGAGCTCATACAAGAAGCGTATAGAAAAGCCATTGAAGAAAAATATAGGTTCTACAGTTATGGTGACTGTATGTTGATTCTATAA